A window from Drosophila kikkawai strain 14028-0561.14 chromosome 2L, DkikHiC1v2, whole genome shotgun sequence encodes these proteins:
- the Eaf gene encoding ell-associated factor Eaf, translating to MKMTKQKNSLAERLNIGDEVRELKLGSTFRNNSTSFHTIKYDFKPASVDTSRMASVDVGSNNQVTVIVPNSESSGVPHTVYKGNQREYAKECLMIYDKETGAITIEKLNHNIQVKKTRSEVTNKPVLLPVQNATMNVAQGQGPNPAQGQGTNGAGMVPNMAASGHGTGSASKLENSTMRITSKTKVSTGSRRNNIIDFKPRNSPMQQSSPSRPVAIHRSPQSAPAWDANNAQQTLPSIPMITDDDDFGLRAALHNGGQANTSGSSTGSVGGQSEYGSMSSKQRQAPQHSQAKRQQMHQRSSPPMAQQQHQQPSSYGRGYNNSNNQYAQHQQQQHQQQHQQQQPQRHSPQQQHQHQHHQQQQQRASALGHGNSMPMDFDAAREHDLTSQTVAQAAAALEQQIGGALSASSSSSESDSSDSESGSDSDDSTDDDRQQPQQQQQAMQMQQQQHLNQLPNLGLGSISPTYSNSHQQQQQPSHHPRQQQQQQQQQKQQSGIYASNGGFPNDLLQNDLQLSSNSSEDEDD from the exons ATGAAGATGACCAAACAGAAGAATTCGCTGGCGGAGCGCCTCAATATCGGCGATGAGGTACGGGAATTGAAGCTGGGCTCAACCTTCAGAAACAACTCAACATCCTTCCATACCATCAAAT ATGACTTCAAGCCAGCGAGTGTGGATACCAGCCGCATGGCATCTGTGGACGTTGGCTCCAACAATCAAGTTACTGTTATCGTGCCAAATTCTG AAAGTTCCGGTGTGCCTCATACAGTTTATAAGGGTAATCAGAGAGAGTATGCCAAGGAGTGCTTGATGATCTACGACAAGGAGACGGGTGCTATCACAATAGAGAAGCTGAATCACAACATACAGGTGAAGAAGACCAG gaGCGAGGTTACGAACAAGCCAGTTCTTCTGCCAGTTCAGAATGCGACCATGAATGTGGCCCAGGGCCAGGGTCCGAATCCAGCCCAGGGTCAGGGAACCAACGGTGCTGGAATGGTCCCGAATATGGCAGCTTCTGGGCATGGAACCGGGTCGGCTAGTAAATTGGAGAACAGCACAATGCGGATAACATCAAAGACAAAGGTTTCAACGGGTAGTCGCCGGAATAATATAA TTGACTTCAAGCCGCGCAATTCGCCCATGCAGCAGAGCTCACCATCGCGTCCAGTGGCCATCCATCGCAGCCCCCAATCCGCCCCAGC TTGGGATGCAAATAATGCTCAGCAGACATTGCCCAGCATCCCTATGATCACGGACGACGATGACTTTGGGTTGAGGGCTGCCCTCCATAACGGCGGACAGGCCAATACCTCGGGCTCATCGACTGGCTCGGTGGGGGGTCAATCCGAGTACGGGTCCATGTCGTCCAAGCAGCGACAGGCTCCTCAGCATAGCCAAGCCAAGCGCCAGCAGATGCATCAGCGCTCCAGTCCGCCAatggcacagcagcagcaccagcagcccTCCAGCTACGGTCGCGggtacaacaacagcaacaaccaaTACGcacaacatcagcagcagcagcatcaacagcagcaccagcagcagcaaccacaacGCCATTctccacagcagcaacaccaacaccaacaccatcagcagcaacagcagcgtgCTTCGGCCCTTGGCCATGGCAACAGCATGCCAATGGACTTTGACGCAGCCAGAGAGCATGATCTGACCTCGCAAACAGTGGCccaagcagctgctgctctggAACAG CAAATTGGCGGCGCATTGAGtgcctccagctccagctcggAATCGGACTCTAGCGACAGTGAGAGCGGCAGTGACTCCGATGACAGCACTGATGATGAcaggcagcagccacagcagcagcagcaagctatgcaaatgcaacagcagcagcacctaaACCAGCTGCCCAACCTGGGCCTAGGCTCCATATCACCAACTTACAGCAATagtcatcagcagcagcagcagccatcgCATCATCCtaggcaacagcagcagcagcaacaacagcagaagcAACAGTCCGGCATTTATGCATCCAACGGTGGCTTTCCAAACGACTTGCTGCAAAACGATCTGCAGTTGTCCTCAAACTCGTCTGAAGATGAGGACGATTAG